A single Lactuca sativa cultivar Salinas chromosome 8, Lsat_Salinas_v11, whole genome shotgun sequence DNA region contains:
- the LOC111914370 gene encoding uncharacterized protein LOC111914370: MGLVSIFIRTHFLAFNNFQSAIHQPPPTETTMIPRRRPLLFTLGTLLLSFLQKVSTRFHIFRNPKGKNAKILCAIEHQMLTLLSFFDDHILVFEDLIETLFPSSSRFFDKIDEFIRSSESLPPKFEDFMDHDVPKIMQRVPFLDRFFHKDEKEIVIDITCHGYRIEPENSSQEDDVVDSSKTTCEFSCEFSEEEEMVEKWSEENDEDDLKKEKNNMEDSNGDLYSATTEINNEEILKSEDPIYELFEAGWHMSPRALSGTSSILKD; encoded by the coding sequence ATGGGTCTCGTTTCCATTTTTATCCGAACACATTTCTTAGCTTTCAACAACTTTCAATCAGCCATTCACCAGCCGCCACCGACGGAAACCACAATGATTCCTCGCCGACGTCCATTATTATTCACTCTCGGAACCTTACTCTTATCATTCCTGCAAAAAGTTTCAACAAGATTTCACATTTTCAGAAACCCAAAAGGAAAAAATGCGAAGATCTTGTGTGCAATCGAACATCAAATGCTAACACTATTATCATTTTTTGATGATCATATCTTGGTATTCGAAGATCTAATCGAAACCCTTTTCCCTTCATCATCCCGTTTCTTTGACAAAATCGATGAATTCATACGATCATCAGAATCTTTACCTCCAAAGTTTGAGGATTTCATGGACCATGATGTTCCAAAGATCATGCAACGTGTACCCTTTCTTGATAGGTTTTTTCATAAAGATGAGAAGGAAATCGTGATTGATATCACGTGTCATGGTTATAGAATCGAACCAGAAAACTCTTCCCAAGAAGACGATGTTGTTGATTCATCAAAAACGACCTGCGAATTTAGTTGCGAGTTTAGTGAGGAGGAGGAAATGGTGGAGAAGTGGTCGGAAGAGAACGATGAGGATGATCtgaaaaaagaaaagaataaCATGGAAGATAGTAATGGAGATTTATATTCTGCAACAACGGAAATTAATAACGAAGAAATTCTCAAGTCTGAAGATCCAATCTATGAACTATTTGAAGCAGGTTGGCACATGTCGCCACGTGCCCTCTCGGGTACGTCGTCGATATTAAAGGACTAA